A genomic window from Shewanella vesiculosa includes:
- a CDS encoding DUF998 domain-containing protein, protein MFESIAIYSGLIATVWIFIGVNVASRFYAGYSHSKQFCSELGATGSPTEKLSPLINNYPLGFLFCFFGWYLAQLSNVSTLVNIAGWLVIAHGVGTWVAGYFPMDADPFTKNPTFNCKVHSWAGFIMLLSLVVAPILIAISPTTEIIPLYFRIFSLISVVAAVYFLFAMAKAVKSQSNPGIHQRISYGFQLIWLSAFSLVLA, encoded by the coding sequence GTGTTTGAGAGTATTGCGATCTATTCAGGATTAATTGCAACAGTCTGGATATTCATTGGTGTTAATGTAGCAAGTAGGTTTTATGCTGGTTACAGCCATTCAAAGCAATTTTGTAGTGAGTTAGGTGCGACTGGTAGCCCAACTGAAAAATTGTCTCCTTTAATTAATAATTATCCTCTTGGTTTTCTATTTTGCTTTTTCGGTTGGTATCTGGCTCAACTCTCAAATGTTTCAACTTTAGTGAATATTGCTGGTTGGTTAGTTATAGCTCATGGTGTTGGTACATGGGTCGCCGGTTACTTCCCAATGGACGCCGATCCATTTACTAAGAATCCAACTTTTAATTGTAAGGTACATTCTTGGGCAGGTTTTATCATGTTGCTTTCATTAGTTGTAGCACCAATATTAATTGCTATCAGTCCAACAACTGAAATTATTCCATTATATTTCCGCATTTTTTCATTGATTTCTGTTGTCGCTGCTGTTTATTTTCTTTTCGCAATGGCTAAAGCTGTAAAATCCCAAAGCAATCCTGGCATCCATCAGCGTATTTCATATGGCTTTCAGCTAATTTGGCTAAGTGCTTTTTCACTAGTATTGGCGTAA
- a CDS encoding type II toxin-antitoxin system HigA family antitoxin, protein MLPTACIEIREALAKVPYLAHIETQDDYEQALALMDDLIDDYDANNFLIEMLSLSIERWEEQTDEFAEFNAAIAELDSGVAVLKTLMSQYRLGVADLPELGSKSNVSKLLNTVGGKKLNRHHIEALSQRFGVPVSLFF, encoded by the coding sequence ATGCTACCTACTGCATGTATTGAAATTAGAGAGGCATTGGCCAAAGTGCCATACCTTGCTCACATTGAAACTCAGGACGACTACGAGCAAGCATTAGCATTAATGGACGACTTGATAGATGATTACGATGCAAACAACTTTTTAATTGAAATGTTGTCACTTAGCATTGAGCGATGGGAAGAACAGACTGATGAATTTGCTGAATTTAATGCAGCCATTGCCGAATTGGACAGTGGTGTAGCTGTATTGAAAACGCTTATGTCCCAGTATCGTCTTGGTGTTGCAGATCTTCCTGAATTAGGTTCAAAAAGTAATGTAAGTAAGTTACTCAATACCGTAGGAGGAAAAAAGCTAAATCGACACCACATAGAAGCACTAAGTCAGCGCTTTGGTGTGCCTGTATCATTATTTTTTTAG
- a CDS encoding MFS transporter: MAFDPSSSPHNPCSRSRDRLSWLRCTLRRSQQEAVASSTMTATSDNFFNAYAIFLGASLGQMGWVTGLPQLFGAIAQLLSVWLASHFSRRQFIVVCAVLQAVVVLGMGALAAFRPDNAVWLFIGLAVFYQGFINLIQPHWRAWMGMIVPQRRRGAFFASRTRLTMMASLSIFFVGGGILTLTDSVQMAWLGFSLLFSIAAMGRFVSAWLLLQMHDPEPRVAKASGVFAQTLYNFGQAWKDKTFRHYSLFVAGMQCMVAISAPFFAVYMLEGLLFTYFEFVLSSVASILTQFITLRFWGRFSDLYGNRLVMIITSCLIPSLPLLWLFSENYLYILAIQAFSGFAWSGFTLSTANYLYDIRPFRSDFAIYAALQAALSAGFVFVGAMVGGSIASYSEVFLVWSGLDTWLSSPIFVVFIVSTTMRSLVALWFIPRSVEPKIRPRPQLLTLIFRIRGFNAISGVSLDWLTVAKKKRDKEK, from the coding sequence ATGGCTTTTGATCCTTCATCAAGTCCACATAATCCATGCTCACGCAGTCGCGATAGATTGTCGTGGCTGAGGTGTACCTTGCGCCGCAGCCAGCAAGAAGCGGTGGCATCGTCAACCATGACAGCCACCAGTGACAACTTTTTTAATGCGTATGCGATTTTCTTAGGGGCAAGCCTAGGGCAAATGGGTTGGGTAACCGGTTTACCTCAGCTGTTTGGCGCGATAGCACAACTGTTATCCGTGTGGTTAGCGAGTCATTTTAGTCGCCGACAATTCATTGTTGTGTGTGCAGTATTGCAAGCGGTAGTGGTGCTAGGCATGGGCGCGCTCGCGGCGTTTAGGCCTGATAATGCGGTGTGGTTATTCATTGGCTTAGCGGTGTTCTATCAAGGGTTTATTAATCTGATTCAGCCACATTGGCGTGCTTGGATGGGCATGATAGTGCCACAGCGTCGTCGCGGCGCCTTTTTTGCTTCGCGCACCCGCTTAACCATGATGGCGTCACTAAGCATATTTTTTGTTGGCGGCGGCATCTTAACCTTAACCGACTCAGTGCAGATGGCATGGCTTGGTTTTAGTTTACTGTTTTCGATTGCGGCTATGGGGCGGTTTGTATCGGCGTGGTTATTGTTGCAAATGCACGACCCAGAACCGAGGGTGGCGAAAGCATCTGGGGTATTTGCCCAAACCTTGTATAACTTTGGTCAAGCATGGAAAGATAAAACCTTTAGGCATTACAGTTTATTTGTTGCTGGTATGCAGTGCATGGTCGCGATATCAGCACCGTTTTTTGCGGTATATATGCTCGAAGGCTTGCTCTTTACCTACTTCGAATTTGTGTTAAGCAGCGTAGCGTCTATTTTGACTCAGTTCATCACCTTGCGCTTTTGGGGGCGCTTTAGCGACCTATATGGCAATCGTCTGGTGATGATCATTACCAGCTGCTTAATTCCCAGTTTGCCGTTGCTGTGGTTATTCTCGGAAAATTATTTATACATTCTCGCCATTCAAGCTTTTTCGGGTTTTGCTTGGAGTGGCTTTACTTTAAGCACTGCTAATTACCTTTACGATATTCGACCCTTTCGCAGTGACTTTGCCATCTATGCCGCCTTACAAGCTGCATTAAGCGCCGGATTTGTGTTTGTGGGAGCCATGGTCGGCGGCTCCATTGCCTCATATTCGGAAGTGTTTTTAGTTTGGTCTGGTTTGGATACTTGGTTAAGCAGCCCAATATTTGTGGTGTTTATCGTATCAACTACCATGCGATCGCTGGTGGCATTGTGGTTTATTCCGCGCTCGGTCGAACCCAAAATTCGCCCTAGACCTCAACTGCTGACACTTATTTTCCGTATCCGTGGTTTTAATGCCATATCGGGTGTGAGCTTAGATTGGCTAACCGTTGCCAAGAAAAAGCGCGATAAAGAGAAGTAA
- a CDS encoding tyrosine-type recombinase/integrase has product MSDGFGLASLPISLIRKYRSNASKFHWQYLFPASRRCMHPSDNYVCRHHIHPTAFSRALRQATTNCGIDKRVTAHTFRHSFATSLLLKGHDIRTIQELLGHSDVKTTEIYTHVIGGHHTGVISPLDSL; this is encoded by the coding sequence TTGTCAGATGGCTTTGGACTTGCTTCATTGCCCATCTCTCTCATCAGAAAATACCGCAGTAACGCCTCTAAGTTTCATTGGCAATATCTCTTTCCTGCTAGCCGCCGTTGTATGCACCCAAGTGACAACTATGTGTGCAGACACCATATTCATCCAACGGCTTTTTCACGTGCATTAAGGCAAGCTACCACTAACTGTGGTATAGATAAGCGCGTTACCGCCCATACTTTCCGCCATTCATTTGCAACATCTTTATTACTCAAAGGCCATGACATTCGTACCATCCAAGAGTTATTGGGACACAGTGATGTCAAAACGACCGAGATATATACCCATGTGATTGGTGGCCATCATACTGGGGTCATAAGTCCTCTTGACAGTCTTTAA
- a CDS encoding glucan biosynthesis protein G has product MVSLLSCRTSVSSHTVIKGLTRLSLAIAAGLCFTLAAQESNSSTTVPSSPSVTIPLQTYTDETVTVKPQNTLDTQTKVRFAKTANFDADSVVKIARRLSQTAYVDLKDPLPAGLAKISYDEYRDIRFKPEASIWKAEGLPYQMQLFHRGFYFQDLIEIALVEGNQATHLAYNSEFFSAGDVLSQKLPTQDIGYSGLRIHYPLNNPAYFDELMVFQGASYFRALGKGSDYGLSSRGLALNTAEPEGEEFPIFRAFWVERPNTDSNLIVVHALLDSPSVAGAYRFSVRPGDNTHIDVEATLFPRVDLVKVGLAPSTSMFLHSMNGRQNTDDFRPEVHDSDALLILNGRGERLWRPLANPKQLQVSAFMDNSPQGFGLIQRERSFDAYQDLEAHYERRPSLWVEPVGNWGAGEVVLTEIPTDSEIHDNIVSYWKPKQPIAAGSEFHFTYRLIWGNEPEVDDGTVIVARTASGRAEIAKATPRRLFVIDYQVKEGNNDEIPVAQVQSSAGVVTNVVVSRQPKTNGYRLAFEMDPQDAELIELRAELKFTGPRDVETWLYRWTL; this is encoded by the coding sequence ATGGTTAGCTTACTGAGTTGTCGCACTTCGGTCTCTTCTCACACTGTAATAAAAGGGCTGACGCGTTTGTCGTTAGCCATTGCCGCAGGGCTTTGTTTTACCCTTGCTGCACAAGAATCAAACTCGTCTACTACTGTCCCTTCATCGCCTAGCGTGACCATACCGCTTCAGACTTACACAGATGAAACGGTGACCGTTAAACCACAAAATACCTTAGATACACAAACTAAAGTGCGTTTTGCGAAAACGGCTAATTTTGATGCCGATTCTGTGGTTAAAATCGCGCGCCGATTATCCCAAACTGCCTATGTGGATCTTAAGGATCCACTGCCAGCTGGTTTAGCTAAAATTTCTTACGATGAATATCGAGATATTCGTTTTAAGCCAGAAGCGTCTATTTGGAAAGCCGAAGGCTTACCCTATCAAATGCAATTATTTCATCGGGGCTTTTATTTCCAAGATTTGATTGAAATTGCCTTAGTTGAAGGCAATCAAGCCACTCATTTAGCCTATAACTCAGAATTTTTTAGTGCAGGCGACGTGCTTAGCCAAAAATTACCCACCCAAGATATTGGCTATTCAGGTTTACGTATCCATTATCCGTTGAATAACCCGGCATATTTTGACGAGCTTATGGTATTTCAAGGCGCGAGTTATTTCCGTGCATTGGGTAAAGGCAGCGATTACGGCTTGTCTTCAAGAGGTTTAGCGTTAAATACAGCCGAGCCTGAAGGTGAAGAGTTTCCGATATTTCGCGCTTTTTGGGTTGAACGCCCAAACACCGACAGTAACTTAATCGTGGTACATGCCTTGCTGGACAGTCCTAGCGTAGCAGGGGCATATCGCTTTTCAGTTAGACCGGGCGATAACACCCATATCGATGTGGAAGCGACTTTATTTCCTCGAGTGGATTTAGTTAAAGTCGGCTTAGCGCCTAGTACCAGTATGTTTTTACATTCTATGAATGGTCGTCAAAACACCGATGATTTCAGACCAGAAGTGCATGATTCTGATGCGCTATTAATCTTAAATGGTCGCGGTGAGCGTTTATGGCGTCCGCTAGCCAATCCAAAGCAATTGCAGGTGAGTGCTTTTATGGACAACTCGCCGCAAGGGTTTGGTTTAATTCAGCGTGAACGTAGTTTTGATGCCTACCAAGATCTCGAAGCCCATTATGAGCGTCGCCCAAGTTTATGGGTTGAGCCGGTCGGTAATTGGGGCGCGGGTGAGGTGGTGTTAACCGAAATTCCAACCGACTCTGAAATTCATGACAACATCGTCAGCTACTGGAAGCCTAAACAACCTATCGCAGCCGGTAGTGAGTTTCATTTTACCTATCGGTTAATTTGGGGTAACGAGCCTGAAGTTGACGACGGCACAGTGATTGTGGCGCGTACCGCCAGTGGCCGCGCTGAAATCGCTAAAGCTACACCGAGACGTTTGTTCGTTATCGACTATCAAGTAAAAGAAGGTAATAACGATGAAATCCCAGTGGCACAAGTGCAGAGTTCTGCAGGCGTAGTCACCAATGTGGTGGTATCTCGTCAGCCTAAAACCAACGGTTACCGTTTAGCCTTTGAAATGGACCCACAAGATGCTGAATTGATTGAGCTTCGTGCTGAGCTGAAGTTTACTGGCCCACGTGATGTCGAAACCTGGCTTTATCGTTGGACTCTTTAA
- a CDS encoding transposase codes for MANYKPDLSCQSKFIPINFSEQILPGTFEYALCYIIENKLDLSGFDAWYHNDKTGAAAYSPAVMLKIILLGYAHGLISSRRIAKACENNILFMSVSGDVQPHYTSIAGFVAKMHEQIEPLFTQVLLICDEEGLIGRNMFAIDGCKLKSNASKEWSGTFDELGRKKAKLERASKRIIERHQAQDGLSEELVTQDLNQKES; via the coding sequence ATGGCCAACTACAAGCCTGACTTATCCTGCCAAAGTAAATTCATTCCCATCAATTTTTCAGAGCAAATTTTGCCTGGCACATTCGAGTATGCCCTTTGTTATATTATCGAAAATAAACTCGATTTATCGGGGTTTGATGCTTGGTATCACAATGATAAAACGGGGGCGGCAGCGTATTCACCAGCAGTGATGCTCAAAATTATTTTACTCGGGTATGCGCATGGGTTAATTAGCAGTCGACGCATTGCTAAGGCGTGTGAAAACAATATTTTGTTCATGAGCGTGTCGGGTGATGTACAGCCACATTACACATCGATAGCGGGTTTTGTGGCTAAAATGCATGAACAAATAGAACCCTTATTTACTCAAGTGCTGCTGATTTGTGATGAAGAAGGGCTCATTGGCCGCAATATGTTTGCCATCGATGGTTGTAAGTTAAAGTCAAATGCGAGCAAAGAATGGAGTGGTACATTTGATGAACTTGGCCGTAAAAAAGCAAAACTAGAACGGGCAAGTAAACGCATTATTGAGCGTCATCAAGCGCAAGATGGGTTGAGTGAAGAACTCGTCACACAAGACTTAAACCAAAAAGAAAGTTAG
- the mdoH gene encoding glucans biosynthesis glucosyltransferase MdoH: MMQAEADISAVDPILVGGAAMPLERPSPMEAQSLRALSEGMPRKSIIANGVKSVTLRRLLVVGSAFIMSIMAIYEMVSVFNVGGVTPLEYIVLVLFAVNFCWIALAFSGGIAGFIILLKKPSTETAESIKLHTRTAILMPTYNESPDRVFAAVEVMAMALVASGESHAFDWFILSDTTDPDIALAEEQAFLILRHQVSKDARVYYRRRRKNDARKAGNVADFCKRWGARYDHILVLDADSLMETHTIVSLARRMQADPDAGLIQTIPYLINGNTLMARLQQFAARIYGPVIGTGLSWWTHKEGNFWGHNAIIRTQAFMSAAGLPNLAGRPPFGGHIMSHDFVEAALIRRAGWSVVIAADLPGSYEECPPSIVDLAVRDRRWCQGNLQHSRVLFSKGLHWVSRLHLLTGIMAYLSSPFWLMLILSGLMLALQAHFIRPEYFTDQFSLFPTWPVMDSDRALRLFYITMGILFGPKILGIILLLKNSSMSKQLGGRGKAMISVVVEVILSALIAPIMMLIHCGAVMSILAGRDSGWAPQRRDDGSLPWLTLIYRHRWHMLIGALLGYAAVLDSLTLLAWMSPALIGLWLAVPLSAMTGSEGFGLWVKRLAILATPEEVCAPKLSLDSQLRRNEYVSAIAQPWTLSKLLQDPELMDLHLAVIDKRPHRLPGSAVESLEAITRVKVQEAQCQHNIASLFTRQELAYLLGNPLLLKQLQKLPEQYVTEGIVSFC, from the coding sequence ATGATGCAAGCAGAGGCTGATATTAGCGCCGTCGACCCTATATTGGTCGGTGGTGCAGCCATGCCGCTAGAGCGACCAAGCCCAATGGAAGCGCAAAGTTTACGTGCGTTATCCGAAGGTATGCCACGTAAAAGTATTATTGCCAATGGCGTAAAGTCAGTCACTTTACGTCGCCTGTTAGTGGTTGGCAGCGCCTTTATCATGTCGATAATGGCTATTTACGAGATGGTGTCGGTATTTAATGTCGGCGGAGTAACGCCGCTGGAATACATTGTTTTGGTCTTGTTTGCGGTTAACTTTTGTTGGATTGCTTTGGCATTTAGCGGCGGCATAGCTGGCTTTATTATACTACTCAAAAAACCGTCTACAGAAACTGCAGAAAGTATAAAACTGCATACCCGCACCGCAATATTAATGCCGACTTATAACGAGTCACCCGATCGCGTTTTTGCCGCGGTTGAAGTGATGGCCATGGCCTTGGTTGCGTCGGGCGAAAGCCATGCGTTTGATTGGTTTATATTAAGCGACACTACTGACCCTGATATTGCGTTGGCAGAAGAACAGGCATTTTTAATCTTGCGCCATCAAGTCAGCAAAGATGCGCGGGTGTATTACCGCCGTCGGCGTAAAAATGATGCCCGTAAAGCCGGTAATGTGGCCGATTTTTGCAAACGCTGGGGCGCCAGATACGACCATATTTTGGTGTTAGATGCTGACAGCTTAATGGAAACCCACACTATCGTCAGTTTGGCGAGACGTATGCAGGCAGACCCTGATGCTGGGCTTATCCAAACCATTCCGTATTTAATCAATGGCAATACCCTAATGGCGCGATTACAGCAATTTGCCGCGCGTATTTATGGCCCGGTTATTGGTACGGGGTTATCTTGGTGGACCCATAAAGAAGGCAACTTTTGGGGCCACAATGCCATCATTCGTACTCAGGCTTTTATGAGCGCCGCTGGGTTGCCCAATCTTGCAGGAAGGCCGCCATTTGGTGGTCATATCATGAGCCACGACTTTGTTGAAGCGGCTTTGATTCGACGGGCTGGTTGGAGCGTGGTCATTGCCGCAGATCTTCCTGGCTCTTATGAAGAATGTCCTCCGTCTATTGTCGATTTAGCGGTGCGCGATCGTCGTTGGTGCCAAGGTAATTTACAACACTCACGAGTGTTGTTTAGTAAAGGATTACATTGGGTTAGCCGTTTACATTTACTCACAGGGATCATGGCGTATTTGTCATCGCCTTTTTGGTTAATGTTGATTTTGTCAGGCTTAATGTTGGCATTACAAGCGCACTTTATTCGCCCCGAGTACTTTACGGATCAATTCTCCTTATTTCCCACTTGGCCGGTGATGGACTCAGACCGTGCACTGCGGTTGTTTTATATCACCATGGGCATATTGTTTGGTCCTAAAATTCTTGGGATCATATTGTTACTGAAAAATAGCTCCATGAGTAAGCAGCTCGGTGGCAGAGGTAAAGCCATGATTAGCGTCGTGGTTGAAGTGATATTGTCGGCACTGATTGCGCCGATAATGATGCTGATCCACTGCGGTGCGGTAATGTCTATTTTAGCCGGACGCGACAGCGGTTGGGCACCACAACGACGTGATGATGGCAGTTTACCCTGGCTAACACTGATTTACCGCCATCGTTGGCACATGTTAATTGGGGCGCTATTAGGTTATGCCGCTGTGCTTGATTCGCTGACCTTGTTAGCTTGGATGAGCCCTGCGTTAATTGGTTTGTGGCTGGCGGTTCCGCTTTCGGCCATGACAGGCTCTGAAGGTTTTGGTTTATGGGTAAAGCGTTTAGCCATACTGGCAACACCTGAAGAAGTGTGTGCGCCCAAGCTAAGCCTAGATTCACAACTACGCCGTAACGAATACGTTAGCGCTATTGCGCAGCCGTGGACCTTATCAAAACTGCTGCAAGACCCAGAGTTAATGGATCTTCATTTAGCCGTTATCGATAAAAGGCCTCATCGTTTACCTGGTTCTGCGGTTGAGTCCCTGGAAGCGATTACCCGAGTTAAGGTGCAAGAAGCGCAATGCCAGCACAACATTGCCAGTTTGTTTACCCGTCAAGAATTGGCGTATTTACTGGGCAATCCTTTATTGCTTAAACAGTTACAAAAGCTACCAGAGCAGTATGTCACCGAAGGAATCGTGTCTTTCTGTTAG
- the ltrA gene encoding group II intron reverse transcriptase/maturase, giving the protein MMISTEISASPDSEQWQSIDWKSVEPPVLKLQMRIAKATREGKHGKAKALQWILTHSRSAKLLAVKRVSQNKGSKTPGIDGVIWNTDTRRMKAVNQLSRKAYQAKPLKRIYIPKKNGKLRPLGIPCMIDRAQQALHLLALEPISETLADPNSYGFRPNRSTADAVDQCFKCLALKKSAQWVLEGDIKSCFDKIGHQWLIDNIAIDKRMLEQWLKSGFMDKGLFYRTDEGTPQGGVISPTLMLMTLAGLEQRIKSTALKKGARANFIGYADDFVVTCASKEVLENDIKPLIADFLAERGLTLSEEKTHITHISNGFDFLGFNHRKYKGKLLIKPSKSNTLLFLSNLRELIKKHATIPVNDLIKLINPKLRGWANYYRHCVAKQVFGYVGHKLFYSLWHWAVRRHPTKSKTWVALKYFINRKGQWQFHGWQKVKDMDCQFNLFQIAKVPIERHVKIRSAAIPFDPQYQEYLARRKSKRQARNAWNEPALTAL; this is encoded by the coding sequence ATGATGATTTCAACAGAGATTAGTGCCTCTCCTGACAGCGAACAATGGCAGTCCATAGACTGGAAATCTGTTGAACCGCCTGTATTAAAGCTTCAGATGCGTATTGCAAAGGCAACACGAGAAGGGAAACACGGTAAAGCGAAAGCGTTGCAGTGGATACTGACTCACTCGCGTTCAGCAAAACTTCTTGCTGTTAAGCGTGTATCACAAAATAAAGGCAGTAAAACGCCTGGAATAGACGGTGTTATCTGGAATACAGATACCCGCCGCATGAAAGCAGTAAATCAATTGAGCAGGAAGGCATATCAAGCCAAACCACTCAAGCGTATCTATATCCCCAAAAAGAATGGCAAACTCAGACCTCTTGGTATCCCATGCATGATAGACAGAGCACAACAAGCGCTCCACCTTCTTGCATTAGAGCCTATATCGGAGACGCTTGCCGACCCTAACAGCTATGGATTTAGACCAAATCGTAGCACTGCTGACGCAGTCGATCAGTGCTTCAAATGTTTGGCTCTAAAGAAATCAGCACAATGGGTTCTTGAGGGAGATATCAAATCCTGCTTCGACAAAATCGGGCATCAATGGCTAATAGATAACATCGCCATCGATAAACGTATGCTGGAACAATGGTTAAAGTCTGGTTTTATGGACAAAGGGCTGTTTTATCGTACTGATGAGGGCACGCCACAAGGGGGGGTTATATCCCCAACCTTGATGCTAATGACTCTTGCTGGACTTGAGCAGCGCATAAAGTCTACAGCACTCAAAAAGGGTGCTAGAGCCAACTTTATTGGATACGCCGACGATTTCGTCGTCACCTGCGCTTCAAAGGAAGTGCTCGAGAACGATATCAAACCGTTGATCGCTGATTTCTTAGCGGAAAGAGGCTTAACACTCTCCGAAGAGAAAACGCATATTACCCACATCAGCAATGGTTTTGACTTCTTAGGGTTCAATCATAGGAAGTACAAAGGAAAATTGCTCATTAAACCGAGTAAATCCAACACGCTGTTGTTCTTGAGTAACCTGCGCGAACTCATCAAAAAGCACGCAACCATCCCTGTTAACGACCTTATCAAACTGATAAATCCGAAACTAAGGGGGTGGGCGAATTATTATCGTCATTGTGTTGCTAAACAAGTATTCGGGTATGTTGGGCACAAACTATTCTATTCGTTATGGCACTGGGCAGTAAGGCGTCACCCAACAAAGTCTAAGACTTGGGTAGCCCTTAAATACTTCATCAACCGAAAAGGCCAATGGCAATTTCACGGTTGGCAGAAGGTCAAGGATATGGATTGCCAATTCAATCTATTCCAAATAGCCAAAGTGCCTATTGAGAGGCATGTGAAAATTCGAAGTGCGGCTATACCATTCGATCCTCAATACCAAGAATACTTGGCTAGGAGAAAATCGAAAAGGCAAGCTCGTAACGCTTGGAATGAACCTGCTCTCACTGCTTTATAA
- a CDS encoding phage integrase N-terminal SAM-like domain-containing protein, translating to MGQLTFLEAIRTEIRVRHYSYQTEKSYLYWNRYFIRHCNIRHGADITPRFD from the coding sequence ATGGGGCAATTAACATTTTTGGAGGCTATACGGACAGAGATCAGGGTACGCCATTACAGCTATCAAACAGAAAAATCCTACCTCTATTGGAACCGCTATTTCATTCGACATTGCAATATTCGTCATGGCGCTGATATAACCCCCCGCTTTGATTGA
- a CDS encoding type II toxin-antitoxin system HigB family toxin, whose amino-acid sequence MIYLPRRKQEKTVHVISRKPFNDAAQKYPNDRDALVQIYSTLRSGTFTNPDDLRQVFPSLDNFKYRDKWWVIDVGGNNLRIIAFIEFRDNRMYVKHVVSHADYSRTKE is encoded by the coding sequence GTGATATATCTTCCAAGACGAAAACAGGAAAAGACCGTGCACGTTATTTCAAGAAAACCATTTAATGATGCCGCCCAAAAGTATCCTAACGATAGGGACGCCTTGGTTCAAATATACAGCACCTTACGCAGTGGCACATTCACCAATCCTGATGATTTACGGCAAGTATTTCCGTCTTTGGATAACTTTAAATATCGAGATAAATGGTGGGTGATTGATGTAGGTGGTAATAATCTACGCATTATAGCCTTCATCGAGTTCCGAGATAACAGGATGTATGTGAAGCACGTGGTTAGCCATGCAGACTATAGTCGAACAAAGGAGTAA
- a CDS encoding sulfotransferase yields the protein MQHIQLSINPSNPCTGTTSVSVALLEQGLTVAHQAFTKQAFMLADAVSDAPCFSDYQQLDRLFPNAKFVYLDRPLDKWLPSMQMLLGRMLVHLDKDKGRFHPVMKRSFNHCFDIWQVEDVFDDSHLTACYLRHQQQVLDYFTERDDFIALDISVTGSFAALLQFIGLPKPNTTEFPQLSFPLLNMGRNVASWDEYKHPNKISANASGPDKRKFFDYRL from the coding sequence ATACAGCATATACAGCTAAGTATAAATCCTTCTAATCCATGTACCGGCACAACCAGTGTGAGTGTGGCCTTACTTGAGCAAGGGTTAACCGTTGCCCACCAAGCCTTTACTAAGCAGGCGTTTATGTTGGCCGATGCGGTGTCTGATGCGCCGTGTTTTAGTGACTATCAGCAGTTAGATAGGTTATTTCCCAACGCTAAGTTTGTTTATTTAGATAGGCCGTTAGATAAGTGGTTGCCGTCGATGCAAATGTTACTGGGCAGAATGCTAGTGCATTTAGACAAAGACAAGGGTCGTTTTCATCCGGTGATGAAACGCAGCTTTAACCATTGCTTTGATATATGGCAGGTTGAGGATGTGTTTGATGATAGCCATTTAACAGCCTGCTATCTGCGCCACCAGCAGCAAGTGCTGGACTATTTTACTGAGCGAGATGACTTTATTGCTCTTGATATTAGTGTGACTGGTAGCTTTGCTGCGCTGTTGCAATTTATCGGTTTACCTAAGCCAAATACCACTGAATTTCCACAGTTGAGCTTTCCACTGTTAAATATGGGCCGTAATGTGGCCAGTTGGGATGAGTATAAACACCCAAATAAAATTAGTGCTAACGCTTCTGGGCCTGATAAGCGCAAGTTTTTTGATTACCGACTGTAA